A single window of Mycosarcoma maydis chromosome 1, whole genome shotgun sequence DNA harbors:
- a CDS encoding putative NADH2 dehydrogenase (ubiquinone) 40K chain has product MVHLVGTSAAKAASSALRFEARSSLLRGSQVVQARNVHDLTINRKTGKPIIKSGPYGGGRSSVSGHVVTVFGCTGFLGRYVVNRLAQKGSQVIVPYRDEDEKRHLKVMGDLGQVVPMEWDLRHDEQIEECVRHSDVVYNLTGRHYETKNFTFNDVHVTGAQRIAQIAEASGVGRFIHVSHLNADANSPSAFLRSKAEGEAVVKRAFEGATIVRPGTMWGHEDRFLNQMAVYPYAWRVNQGQTKMRPVHSLDVAHALEKMLEADVTSMGATFSLAGPKEYTIGQILQLVESLTYTSLVKPGLNTPKFVMKLAAKVADLAWWPMISPDEVVRRYIDDLPDAPGTKSWADLAISPDTLEETAAPYLRRYRPTTRFEQPLETGGARLKKSKYHVLD; this is encoded by the exons ATGGTTCATCTCGTTGGAACTAGCGCTGCAAAGGCGGCTTCGTCGGCCTTGCGATTCGAGGCTCGATCCTCGCTTCTTCGTGGATCTCAGGTCGTTCAGGCTCGCAACGTCCATGATCTCACTATCAATCGAAAGACGGGAAAGCCCATCATCAAGTCTGGTCCTTACGGCGGTGGACG ATCCTCGGTTTCGGGACACGTTGTTACCGTGTTTGGTTGCACCGGCTTTCTTGGACGATACGTTGTGAACCGTCTGGCGCAAAAGGGCTCGCAGGTCATCGTTCCGTACCGAGATGAGGACGAAAAGCGACACTTGAAGGTGATGGGAGACCTTGGACAGGTTGTGCCCATGGAGTGGGACCTGAGGCacgacgagcagatcgaggagTGCGTGCGACACTCGGATGTAGTGTACAACTTGACTGGGCGACACTACGAGACCAAGAACTTTACCTTCAACGACGTCCATGTCACCGGTGCTCAGCGCATTGCTCAGATTGCCGAAGCTTCCGGCGTTGGCCGCTTCATCCACGTCTCGCACCTGAACGCTGATGCCAACTCGCCATCGGCTTTCTTGCGGTCCAAGGCGGAAGGTGAGGCTGTGGTAAAGCGCGCTTTCGAAGGCGCCACCATCGTTCGCCCCGGTACCATGTGGGGTCATGAGGACCGATTCCTGAACCAGATGGCTGTGTATCCTTACGCCTGGCGCGTCAACCAGGGCCAAACCAAGATGCGCCCCGTGCACTCTCTCGATGTGGCGCACGCTCTCGAAaagatgctcgaggctGACGTTACTTCGATGGGTGCCACCTTCTCGCTTGCCGGTCCCAAGGAATACACTATCGGTCAGAtcctgcagctcgtcgagtcGCTCACTTACACCTCATTGGTCAAGCCCGGTCTGAACACGCCCAAATTTGTCATGAAGCTTGCCGCCAAGGTGGCCGATCTTGCCTGGTGGCCCATGATCTCGCCCGACGAGGTGGTCCGACGATACATTGACGATCTTCCGGATGCTCCCGGCACCAAGAGCTGGGCCGATCTCGCCATCTCCCCCGACACACTCGAAGAGACCGCTGCACCATACCTCAGGAGATACCGACCCACGACAAGGTTCGAGCAGCCTCTCGAGACTGGTGGCGCGCGTCTCAAGAAGTCCAAGTATCACGTGCTCGACTAG